GGGGGTGAGATGCTCTGCCAGCGGGTAATTGCAAACACCACGGCATTCGTAGGCTTCGTATCCAGGCGGGGCGATGATCCAAGAGTCCCAGCCAATCTCCTTGAAGTCGATGTAGAGCGGGGTCCTCTTGCAGTAGTTTCCTTTTGCATTCCTTCTGATGCGGGCAGTGGAGTCATAGATGATGTTTGACCTCATCTGCAGCAAAGCCTCTTCCCCAGGTCCGCTGGAATAGCCCTCCAgtcccaggttgtccatttccgGAAGTTGCTCGTGGGCAATCATTTCATTCAGTTCCTCCTTCCATTCCTTCTCAGTGCTTTGGTCATCAGAAAACACGACAAGCAAAGGGACATGCTTATTCCGGGCACTAGTGTCTATTTCCAGCTGCCCCCTGCCAGCATCCTCCATTTCATGTTTGCTCTCAATGTGAACCTCCAGCTGGTGGGTGGATGAGCCCGACTTTTGCCAATGCCTGATGGCATCGGTGACATCAAAAGTCTCCCACTCACTGTTGGTTCCATAGATCTCCCCTGACACCAAGACCAGCATGCTTCTTTCACCCTCACGGTCCCCTTTGCTCTCTAGTACTTCGAAAATGGTAATTTTCCGGTCCACTCCTTCATATATCATGCGATCTCTTTGCACCAGGGTGTACAGCCTGAGTTCAGCCATGATGACCTCTTCATGGTGAGGGATGGACACATTGAAGAGGAGAGGGTATTTTCGGAGCCCATTAAAACTGGCTGGTTGGGAAAAcagatctgaaaaaaagaaaagaaatcacatttgCAGTATGttaacacagaaaaacaaatgtttattcaatAAGAGCGCCTGTCCATTCAGGAGGCTTGATACagagagaatgagggaaaatCGATGAAAACAAACACAGTGTTAGCATTCTCTAAGAGAGAATACTGAAGGTCAAGGGTAGAACGCTAGACTGGGTTAAGCTGCCAAGACTAAAATGGAAAATGGCTGCCTCATGAATGAGAGAATACGCACCCAGCCTTGTTTGCGTAGCTTATCGGTCACAGAATTATAGACCTGGGAGGGACCTTGGAGAGTGTCCAGGCAAGCCCCCAATTTTTCTAACCAGTGAGGAGCTATCAAACGAGACACGTGT
The sequence above is a segment of the Physeter macrocephalus isolate SW-GA chromosome 12, ASM283717v5, whole genome shotgun sequence genome. Coding sequences within it:
- the BMP10 gene encoding bone morphogenetic protein 10; this translates as MGSLALQLCALSCLVAHSVSGSPIMSLEQSPLEEDMPLFDDVFSEQDGVDFNTLLQSMKKEFLKTLNLSDIPMQDAAKVDPPEYMLELYNKFATDRTSMPSANIIRSFKNEDLFSQPASFNGLRKYPLLFNVSIPHHEEVIMAELRLYTLVQRDRMIYEGVDRKITIFEVLESKGDREGERSMLVLVSGEIYGTNSEWETFDVTDAIRHWQKSGSSTHQLEVHIESKHEMEDAGRGQLEIDTSARNKHVPLLVVFSDDQSTEKEWKEELNEMIAHEQLPEMDNLGLEGYSSGPGEEALLQMRSNIIYDSTARIRRNAKGNYCKRTPLYIDFKEIGWDSWIIAPPGYEAYECRGVCNYPLAEHLTPTKHAIIQALVHLKNSQKASKACCVPTKLEPISILYLDKGVVTYKFKYEGMAVSECGCR